In Candidatus Kaistella beijingensis, a genomic segment contains:
- a CDS encoding PA0069 family radical SAM protein — translation MKKGQGAQKNEINRFDRYTFEAEDEDFEKVKTSFTEVFPKTIVNEVKSPDLRMEYSMNPYQGCEHGCSYCFARPTHEYWGFSAGLDFERKIMVKKNAPELLEKFFQKRNYVPKTIMLSGNTDCYQPAERQFEITRKILKVCLDYRHPISILSKNALVLRDLDLLKPMAEQNLVSVGLSIPTINEEIRRKMEPRTSSTYNKLKAIEILSENQIPTMAMVAPVIPGLTSDESLNILKTVSEAGAQTFGYSLIRLNDTVEPVFVNWINANFPDRAQKVLNLIRSMRGGKLGEKRYHERYKGEGNIAEMIHNTFALGRRKFFADKEMPKLSSENFTGTKTQQLRLF, via the coding sequence ATGAAAAAAGGTCAAGGCGCACAGAAAAATGAAATTAACCGCTTCGACCGATATACTTTTGAAGCGGAAGATGAAGATTTTGAAAAAGTGAAAACATCTTTCACCGAAGTTTTTCCGAAAACCATTGTGAACGAGGTGAAAAGTCCCGATTTGCGGATGGAATATTCCATGAATCCTTATCAGGGTTGTGAACACGGCTGCTCTTACTGTTTTGCAAGACCGACGCATGAATATTGGGGATTTTCTGCGGGTTTGGATTTCGAGCGGAAAATAATGGTGAAGAAAAATGCGCCGGAACTTCTCGAAAAATTTTTTCAAAAAAGAAATTACGTTCCAAAAACCATTATGCTTTCAGGCAATACCGATTGTTATCAACCTGCCGAAAGACAATTTGAAATCACCCGAAAAATTTTGAAAGTTTGTTTGGATTATCGGCATCCCATTTCTATTTTAAGTAAAAATGCTTTGGTTTTGCGGGATTTGGACCTACTAAAACCGATGGCTGAACAAAATTTGGTTTCTGTTGGTTTGAGTATTCCTACCATCAATGAAGAAATTCGCCGAAAAATGGAACCAAGAACCTCATCAACTTACAACAAATTAAAGGCGATTGAAATTCTTTCTGAAAACCAAATCCCAACAATGGCAATGGTTGCACCCGTAATTCCTGGTTTGACAAGTGATGAAAGTTTAAACATTTTGAAAACCGTTTCCGAAGCGGGAGCACAAACTTTTGGTTATAGTCTGATTCGGTTGAACGATACCGTTGAACCTGTTTTTGTGAATTGGATTAATGCTAACTTTCCTGACCGTGCGCAGAAAGTATTGAATTTAATCCGTTCGATGCGGGGCGGAAAATTAGGCGAAAAAAGATACCACGAACGATACAAAGGTGAAGGAAATATTGCGGAAATGATTCACAACACTTTCGCTTTGGGTCGAAGAAAATTTTTTGCTGATAAAGAAATGCCGAAGCTTTCCTCAGAAAATTTTACTGGAACAAAAACACAACAATTACGTTTATTTTGA
- a CDS encoding TolC family protein, whose amino-acid sequence MKRFAVLTLSLISFVAFSQKKWSLEECVNYAVENNLQVIQNQYSKKSQDNSLQIAKREYLPSVSGNINNNATFGQGRDIFGNSNRNDNFSNSANVGADILVFNNGRLEKNIRKTEYDVQASQFDLERVKNDISLQIAQQYLSVLLNREITKISESALENADKLYKRAKITTEVGTTPKTVLAEAEAALAREKQNVKTAEINTNRSLFSLAMLLQLSDYKNFDIQDVPLNSVLDAPLYSAENIVNQAYENQPQIKAAETRIKSAEAQTEITKTAFWPTVTANAGIGTSYFNSLVTNYAGVDINGNPIKESGFFKQYKDNFGQQLGLSANIPIFNKGITRLNVEQSKINEEIAKTTLQQQKQEVLQNVQKAQFDAESNYEAYLAAMEAEKSSRLALDFAEKSYEAGRTTIYDLNVARNNYANAQGSVAQAKYNYLFSMKLLNFYAGIPLSL is encoded by the coding sequence ATGAAAAGATTTGCGGTTTTAACGTTGAGCTTGATTTCCTTTGTCGCCTTTTCGCAAAAAAAATGGTCTTTGGAAGAGTGTGTGAATTACGCCGTAGAAAACAATCTGCAGGTAATTCAAAATCAATATTCGAAAAAGAGTCAGGACAATTCTTTACAGATTGCAAAGCGCGAATATCTTCCTTCAGTTTCTGGCAATATTAATAACAATGCGACTTTCGGACAGGGAAGAGATATTTTTGGAAATTCCAATCGTAACGACAATTTCAGCAACAGCGCAAATGTGGGAGCAGATATTTTAGTCTTTAATAACGGTAGACTTGAAAAAAATATCAGAAAAACAGAGTATGATGTTCAAGCAAGTCAGTTTGATTTGGAACGAGTTAAAAATGATATTTCGCTACAAATTGCACAACAGTATTTGTCCGTCCTTCTGAATCGGGAAATCACCAAAATTTCTGAAAGCGCACTTGAAAATGCAGACAAACTTTACAAAAGAGCCAAAATAACCACAGAAGTCGGAACAACTCCCAAAACAGTTTTAGCGGAAGCGGAAGCAGCTTTGGCAAGAGAAAAACAAAACGTGAAAACCGCAGAAATCAATACCAATCGAAGTTTATTTTCTTTAGCGATGTTATTGCAACTTTCTGATTATAAAAATTTTGACATTCAAGACGTTCCTTTAAATTCTGTTTTAGATGCACCTTTATATTCTGCGGAAAACATTGTTAATCAAGCTTACGAAAATCAACCACAAATAAAGGCGGCAGAAACAAGAATCAAATCCGCTGAAGCACAAACCGAAATTACAAAAACCGCATTTTGGCCAACTGTAACGGCGAATGCGGGAATCGGAACTTCTTACTTCAATTCCTTGGTAACCAATTATGCAGGAGTTGACATCAACGGAAACCCTATTAAAGAAAGTGGTTTTTTCAAACAATACAAAGATAATTTCGGGCAGCAATTAGGTTTGTCTGCAAATATTCCCATCTTTAATAAAGGAATTACGCGGCTAAATGTTGAGCAATCAAAAATCAATGAAGAGATTGCGAAAACCACTTTGCAGCAACAGAAACAGGAGGTTTTGCAAAATGTTCAAAAAGCCCAATTTGATGCCGAAAGCAATTACGAAGCTTATCTTGCCGCGATGGAAGCCGAAAAGAGCTCAAGACTTGCTTTAGATTTTGCCGAAAAAAGTTACGAAGCCGGAAGAACCACGATTTACGATTTGAATGTAGCTAGAAATAATTACGCAAACGCTCAAGGTTCTGTTGCGCAGGCTAAGTACAACTATCTTTTCAGTATGAAGCTTTTGAATTTTTATGCAGGAATTCCCTTATCTTTATAG
- a CDS encoding nucleoside recognition domain-containing protein, whose amino-acid sequence MVLSRIWSAFIIVAILVASAKYLFSDNYKAIYNDMVVGKSGDTVQIATKNINELNPEIKNSLLLKPTFDDNRIHYKTDSAKSVVKVYRVQETDGVIGTSETAVKICLGLIGIMTLFMGFMGIAEKAGGINLLSRFIQPFFSRLFPEIPKNHPSFGHMLLNFSANLLGLDNAATPFGLKAMESLQTLNPDKDKASNSQIMFLCLHAGGLTLIPVSIIAIRASMGSHTPTDIFLPCMIATFAATMAAMLIVSIYQKINLFQPVVIAYLGGISAIIGLLVVYLVNLSKEGLDDFSKLLSNGIILLIFFAIVLGAIYKKINVFDAFIEGAKEGFWTCVKIIPYLVGMLIAISLLRTSGVFDVIIDGMKWVAAVVGFDTRFVDGLPTALIKPLSGSGARGMMVDTMQTFGADSFQGKLAAVLQGSSDTTFYVIAVYFGAVGIKNTRYTVTAMLLADLVGIITSVVLAYVFFA is encoded by the coding sequence ATGGTTTTAAGCAGAATTTGGAGCGCCTTTATCATCGTCGCAATTTTGGTGGCAAGTGCAAAATATTTATTCTCGGATAATTACAAGGCGATTTACAACGACATGGTAGTCGGAAAAAGTGGCGACACCGTACAAATCGCAACCAAAAATATCAACGAACTGAATCCTGAAATTAAGAATTCACTTTTATTAAAGCCAACTTTCGACGATAACCGAATTCACTACAAAACCGATTCTGCAAAATCTGTAGTGAAAGTTTATCGGGTTCAAGAAACCGACGGCGTGATTGGAACCTCCGAAACTGCGGTGAAAATCTGTTTAGGCTTGATTGGCATTATGACGCTCTTCATGGGTTTCATGGGAATCGCAGAAAAAGCGGGCGGAATCAATTTGCTTTCTCGATTTATACAACCATTTTTCTCCAGACTTTTTCCTGAAATTCCAAAAAACCATCCTTCTTTTGGTCACATGTTGCTCAACTTTTCCGCCAATCTTTTAGGTTTGGATAATGCCGCAACTCCTTTTGGTTTAAAGGCGATGGAAAGCTTGCAGACTTTAAATCCAGATAAAGACAAGGCGAGTAATTCCCAGATTATGTTTCTCTGTCTTCACGCAGGAGGATTGACTTTAATTCCTGTGTCCATCATTGCAATCCGTGCTTCGATGGGTTCTCACACACCGACCGATATTTTTCTTCCGTGCATGATTGCTACTTTTGCGGCAACAATGGCGGCAATGTTGATTGTTTCAATTTATCAGAAAATCAATTTATTTCAGCCGGTTGTCATTGCTTATTTAGGTGGAATTTCTGCCATCATCGGACTACTTGTGGTTTACCTTGTGAATTTAAGTAAAGAAGGCCTCGATGATTTCAGTAAATTATTGAGTAACGGAATCATCCTTCTCATATTTTTCGCCATCGTTCTCGGAGCGATCTATAAAAAGATTAATGTTTTCGATGCCTTTATTGAAGGTGCAAAAGAAGGTTTTTGGACCTGCGTTAAAATCATTCCCTATTTGGTCGGGATGTTGATTGCAATTTCTTTGTTGAGAACTTCAGGAGTTTTTGACGTGATTATCGATGGGATGAAATGGGTTGCAGCCGTGGTAGGTTTCGACACGAGATTTGTGGACGGACTTCCAACCGCTTTGATCAAACCTCTTTCAGGAAGTGGAGCGAGAGGAATGATGGTGGACACGATGCAGACTTTCGGCGCGGATAGTTTCCAAGGAAAATTGGCGGCGGTTTTACAGGGAAGTTCGGATACGACATTCTATGTGATCGCGGTGTATTTTGGAGCTGTTGGAATTAAAAACACGAGATACACGGTAACCGCGATGCTTTTGGCAGATTTGGTGGGAATTATTACTTCAGTGGTTTTGGCTTACGTCTTTTTTGCCTAA
- a CDS encoding prolyl oligopeptidase family serine peptidase, with protein MKIKMFSVAVASLAVTYFSAQKMTNLKYPETKKVSQTDDYFGTKVQDPYRWLEDDRAEDTKEWVQREVKFTNDYLAKIPFREEIRSQLKDIWNYEKIGAPFKEGDFTYFYKNDGLQAQSVLYRTDKSGKTEVFLDPNKFSEKGTTSLAGVSFNKKGNLVAYRISEGGSDWNKIIILNALTKEKIDETLVDVKFSGTSWLGDEGFFYSSYDKPKGSELSAKTDTHKVYFHKLGTKQSEDKLIIGGENFKRRYMGIGVSEDERYQILSASEATNGNELYINDLTKNSDFIPIQKGYDYNTDFVDSKGDFIYALTDKNAPNMRLVKFNINNPDVWIDVIPETENVLSVSTGGGYLFAKYMKDAVTYVKQMDFDGKLVRDIQLPGIGTAGGFGGKEKEKEMYYSFTNYITPGTIYKFDADSGKSEVYQKPKVKFNPDNYVSEQVFYTSKDGTKVPMMISYKKGLKLNGKNPTILYSYGGFNISLQPAFSVVNAIWMENGGVYAVPNIRGGGEYGKKWHDAGTKMQKKNVFDDFIAAGEYLQKNGYTSKEFMALSGRSNGGLLVGATMTMRPDLAKVAFPGVGVLDMLRYNKFTAGAGWSYDYGTAEDNKEMFEYLKSYSPVHNVKKGVCYPSTMIITSDHDDRVVPAHSFKFGAELQEKQSCKNPILVRIETNAGHGAGRSTDQVIGENADLLSFALFEMGFKNLKK; from the coding sequence ATGAAGATAAAAATGTTTTCAGTTGCAGTGGCTTCTCTCGCTGTAACTTATTTCAGTGCTCAGAAAATGACAAACTTAAAGTACCCTGAAACCAAAAAAGTTTCACAAACCGATGACTATTTCGGGACAAAAGTTCAAGACCCTTATCGTTGGTTGGAAGATGACCGTGCCGAAGATACCAAAGAATGGGTACAGCGTGAAGTGAAATTCACCAATGATTATTTGGCGAAGATTCCATTCCGTGAAGAAATTCGTTCGCAATTGAAGGATATTTGGAACTACGAAAAAATTGGTGCACCTTTTAAGGAAGGAGATTTCACTTATTTTTATAAGAACGACGGACTTCAGGCGCAATCGGTTTTATACAGAACCGACAAAAGCGGAAAGACCGAGGTTTTCCTAGACCCGAATAAGTTTTCTGAAAAAGGGACGACTTCTTTGGCGGGAGTTTCTTTCAATAAAAAAGGAAATTTAGTAGCGTACAGAATTTCAGAAGGAGGAAGTGATTGGAATAAAATCATCATTCTCAATGCTTTAACTAAAGAAAAAATCGACGAAACCTTGGTTGATGTGAAATTTTCAGGAACCTCTTGGTTGGGCGACGAAGGATTTTTCTACTCAAGCTATGACAAACCGAAAGGAAGCGAACTTTCTGCAAAGACAGATACCCACAAAGTGTATTTCCACAAATTGGGAACAAAGCAATCTGAAGACAAGTTGATTATTGGCGGCGAAAACTTCAAGAGAAGATACATGGGAATCGGCGTTTCTGAAGATGAGCGCTATCAGATTTTAAGCGCCTCGGAAGCAACAAACGGAAATGAATTGTACATCAACGATTTAACTAAAAATTCAGATTTCATTCCGATTCAAAAAGGATATGATTACAATACCGATTTTGTGGATTCTAAAGGCGATTTCATTTACGCTTTAACAGATAAAAACGCGCCGAATATGCGTTTGGTGAAATTCAACATCAACAATCCTGATGTTTGGATTGACGTGATTCCTGAAACTGAAAACGTGTTAAGTGTTTCAACAGGAGGAGGTTACCTATTTGCAAAATATATGAAAGATGCGGTAACTTATGTGAAGCAAATGGATTTTGATGGAAAATTAGTTCGCGACATTCAATTACCGGGAATTGGAACCGCAGGTGGTTTTGGCGGAAAAGAAAAAGAAAAGGAAATGTATTATTCTTTCACGAATTATATCACACCGGGAACGATTTACAAATTCGATGCAGACAGCGGAAAATCCGAGGTTTACCAAAAGCCAAAGGTAAAATTCAATCCAGATAATTACGTTTCAGAACAGGTTTTCTATACTTCAAAAGACGGAACAAAAGTTCCGATGATGATTTCCTACAAAAAAGGACTTAAATTAAACGGGAAGAATCCAACAATTCTATATTCCTACGGTGGCTTCAATATTAGTCTGCAACCTGCGTTTTCTGTAGTCAATGCAATTTGGATGGAAAATGGCGGAGTTTATGCCGTTCCAAACATTCGCGGTGGAGGTGAATATGGAAAAAAATGGCACGATGCAGGAACAAAAATGCAGAAGAAAAATGTGTTCGATGACTTCATTGCTGCAGGAGAATATTTACAGAAAAATGGTTATACTTCCAAAGAATTCATGGCGCTTTCAGGTCGTTCAAACGGAGGACTTTTAGTGGGAGCAACAATGACCATGCGTCCAGATTTGGCGAAAGTTGCTTTTCCAGGAGTTGGAGTTTTAGACATGTTGCGTTACAATAAATTTACAGCTGGAGCTGGATGGAGCTACGATTACGGAACCGCAGAAGACAACAAAGAAATGTTTGAATATCTGAAATCTTATTCACCAGTTCACAATGTAAAAAAAGGAGTTTGCTATCCTTCAACCATGATAATTACTAGTGATCACGATGATCGAGTTGTGCCGGCTCATTCATTCAAATTTGGGGCAGAATTGCAGGAAAAGCAAAGCTGTAAAAATCCAATTTTGGTAAGAATTGAAACGAATGCAGGACACGGTGCAGGAAGAAGCACTGATCAAGTAATTGGCGAAAATGCTGATTTATTGAGTTTTGCTTTATTCGAAATGGGTTTCAAAAATTTGAAAAAATAG
- the mutL gene encoding DNA mismatch repair endonuclease MutL, which translates to MSDIIKLLPDHVANQIAAGEVVQRPASIVKELMENSIDAGATKVELIIRDAGKNLIQVVDNGSGMSDTDARLAFERHATSKISTTEDIFKISTKGFRGEALASIAAVAQVELKTKTHDAKTGTNIYIEGGGFQFQEPIQTAEGSNFSVKNLFYNVPARRKFLKNNNVEFRHIIDEFQRVALAHENLDFELFHNDDIIFRLRKSSLLQRIIEIFGRKLQPLLVPIKEDLGWVKLNGFVAKPEGAKKVRGEQFFFVNGRFFRSAYFNKAVQDAFEGLLLPGYIPTFFLFLELDPEKVDVNIHPQKTEVKFEDENLIYALIRSTIKKSLGIYNVAPSLDFDRDSSIDAFVHQKVNAGSFKTPEITVDRNYNPFREEVSTGEKVAMTEIYQQNIQAEPSKINLFEDEDFDEDLMRLPNGYWLFNKGGKTLMLDLGRMHRLVVGERNAKKKISNERHTLLFSLEYHMNEIEKNKFRSIKKFLPELGFEMVIANDNVLRIDAVPEGLKETQVMKFMENLFEILEYRTEEEFMNFYKNQWNKNQSKSRFDFLYKMDAEQVIKDFTELGFPEYLPTGKRCFIEIPLEELKNKF; encoded by the coding sequence ATGTCAGATATCATCAAACTTTTGCCGGATCATGTAGCCAACCAAATCGCCGCCGGTGAAGTGGTTCAAAGACCTGCGTCCATCGTGAAGGAATTGATGGAAAATTCCATTGATGCAGGTGCGACGAAAGTCGAACTCATCATTCGCGATGCCGGAAAAAATTTAATTCAGGTTGTTGACAACGGAAGCGGAATGAGCGATACCGATGCAAGATTGGCTTTCGAGCGACACGCAACTTCTAAAATCAGTACGACCGAAGATATTTTTAAAATTTCTACCAAAGGGTTTCGTGGAGAGGCTTTAGCTTCCATCGCGGCAGTTGCTCAGGTGGAGTTAAAAACAAAAACCCACGATGCGAAAACCGGAACAAATATTTATATTGAAGGTGGTGGTTTTCAGTTTCAGGAACCGATTCAAACGGCGGAAGGCTCAAACTTTTCTGTAAAAAATCTTTTTTACAATGTTCCTGCGAGAAGAAAATTCCTAAAAAATAATAATGTGGAATTTCGTCACATTATTGATGAGTTTCAAAGGGTTGCACTCGCTCATGAGAATTTAGATTTCGAACTTTTCCACAATGACGATATTATTTTTCGTTTAAGAAAATCGAGTTTACTGCAAAGAATTATTGAAATTTTCGGACGGAAATTACAACCGCTTTTAGTTCCCATCAAAGAAGATTTAGGTTGGGTGAAACTCAACGGATTTGTCGCAAAACCTGAAGGAGCGAAGAAAGTTCGTGGCGAACAGTTTTTCTTTGTAAACGGAAGGTTTTTTAGAAGTGCCTATTTCAACAAAGCGGTTCAGGATGCGTTTGAAGGTTTGCTTTTGCCGGGATATATTCCAACATTTTTTCTTTTCTTGGAGTTGGATCCCGAAAAAGTTGATGTGAATATTCATCCACAAAAAACAGAAGTGAAGTTTGAGGACGAAAATTTGATTTACGCTTTGATTCGTTCGACGATTAAAAAATCCTTGGGAATTTACAATGTCGCGCCAAGTTTGGATTTCGACAGAGATTCGAGTATTGACGCTTTTGTTCACCAAAAAGTAAATGCAGGAAGTTTCAAAACACCTGAAATTACGGTAGATAGAAATTACAATCCGTTTCGTGAGGAAGTTTCCACCGGCGAAAAAGTGGCGATGACTGAAATTTATCAGCAAAATATCCAAGCAGAACCTTCGAAAATTAATTTGTTTGAAGATGAAGATTTTGATGAGGATTTAATGCGGCTTCCGAATGGTTATTGGCTTTTCAACAAAGGCGGAAAAACGTTGATGCTCGATTTGGGGAGAATGCACCGTTTGGTTGTGGGCGAAAGAAATGCGAAGAAAAAAATCAGCAATGAAAGACACACGCTGCTTTTTTCTTTGGAATATCACATGAATGAAATTGAGAAAAATAAGTTTCGTTCCATTAAGAAATTTCTTCCCGAACTCGGTTTTGAAATGGTGATTGCAAATGATAACGTTTTAAGAATTGACGCCGTTCCGGAAGGTTTGAAAGAAACCCAGGTCATGAAATTCATGGAAAATCTTTTTGAAATTTTGGAATACAGAACGGAAGAAGAATTCATGAATTTTTACAAAAACCAATGGAATAAAAACCAAAGTAAATCCCGTTTTGACTTCCTCTATAAAATGGATGCGGAACAGGTCATCAAAGACTTTACAGAACTCGGCTTCCCGGAATATTTACCAACCGGAAAAAGATGCTTCATCGAAATTCCGTTGGAGGAATTAAAAAATAAATTTTAA
- a CDS encoding class I SAM-dependent methyltransferase: protein MKKEDIAEFYDEYVQRQLKIGANERLISLYKRLMGLGLKDDSKVLELGCGVGIFTKLLTKKVSSGIIEAVDLSEKSVTVAKTELKSKKNIHFDVADVVKYHPKNSDFDFITLMDVIEHIPLEQHEELFGNLAKIATDKTKIAINIPNPQYIGYARINHPETLQVIDQEVHLFPVIQHLETHNLELVFFEKYGIWEEEDYHFMVIRKKRDFQLKHLADQRNLKEKIAKKVSVKINEIKYK from the coding sequence ATGAAAAAGGAAGATATTGCTGAATTCTACGACGAATATGTTCAACGCCAATTAAAAATCGGTGCCAATGAAAGGTTGATTTCTTTGTACAAAAGATTGATGGGTTTAGGATTAAAAGACGATTCAAAAGTTTTGGAACTTGGTTGTGGTGTTGGAATTTTCACCAAACTTTTAACAAAGAAGGTTTCAAGCGGAATTATTGAAGCCGTTGATTTGAGTGAAAAAAGCGTCACTGTGGCGAAAACCGAACTGAAAAGTAAAAAGAATATTCATTTCGATGTTGCAGATGTTGTAAAATATCATCCCAAAAATTCAGACTTCGATTTCATTACTTTGATGGATGTGATTGAACACATTCCCTTGGAACAGCATGAGGAATTATTTGGAAATTTAGCAAAAATTGCAACCGATAAAACAAAAATCGCAATCAATATTCCGAACCCGCAATACATTGGTTATGCGAGAATTAACCATCCTGAAACTTTGCAGGTCATCGATCAGGAAGTTCATCTTTTCCCGGTAATTCAACATTTGGAAACACACAATTTGGAACTTGTGTTTTTTGAGAAATACGGAATTTGGGAAGAAGAAGATTATCATTTCATGGTCATCAGAAAGAAGCGAGATTTTCAGTTGAAACATCTTGCAGACCAAAGAAACTTAAAAGAAAAAATCGCTAAAAAAGTTTCAGTAAAAATCAACGAAATCAAATACAAATAA